A genome region from Eremothecium gossypii ATCC 10895 chromosome VII, complete sequence includes the following:
- the INO2 gene encoding Ino2p (Syntenic homolog of Saccharomyces cerevisiae YDR123C (INO2)), whose protein sequence is MDKGSKAGSRSHQTVEELLDVDLDIDFETAYNMIYGTVELLEEEGLPLHGCDGTFGDAGLQFGESGRDELGLDDGGVRGMLPHNLLSVDESYAIENFLNSLMPSPKSTLPAPQLHLDESTLQTEPSLSHTAFSPPSLTPATLSQPTLPEPVSEDANNDDYRPNPISLPEIKIPEHEIPNEIRSNRAKVRRWKHVYCEKQRRTIFRQAFDDLISMVRFPRPTDLEISCLRGPRACTEDRVRKKRAPGDGKRIPKHVLLRYIAEDIELLLLANRELENLLSAAAKP, encoded by the coding sequence ATGGATAAGGGTAGCAAGGCTGGCAGCCGTTCCCACCAGACGGTGGAAGAACTGCTGGATGTGGATCTGGATATCGACTTCGAGACCGCGTACAACATGATCTACGGTACAGTGGAACTGCTCGAAGAAGAGGGGCTGCCGCTGCACGGGTGCGACGGCACATTTGGCGATGCAGGGCTGCAGTTCGGGGAGAGCGGCCGGGATGAATTGGGTTTGGATGACGGTGGTGTGCGGGGAATGCTGCCACACAACCTACTTAGTGTGGACGAATCATATGCGATAGAGAACTTCCTCAACAGTCTGATGCCGTCACCAAAGAGTACTTTACCTGCACCACAGCTGCATCTTGACGAATCGACCTTGCAGACAGAGCCTTCACTTTCCCATACAGCTTTTTCGCCACCAAGTCTGACGCCGGCAACGCTTTCACAGCCGACGCTTCCGGAACCAGTTTCAGAGGACGCGAATAATGACGATTACCGACCAAACCCCATTTCGCTGCCGGAAATCAAAATTCCGGAGCATGAAATCCCTAACGAGATACGTTCCAATCGTGCGAAAGTGCGAAGGTGGAAGCATGTGTACTGCGAAAAACAGCGCCGTACGATCTTCCGGCAGGCATTTGACGATCTGATTTCTATGGTTCGCTTCCCTAGACCGACAGATTTAGAAATAAGTTGTCTAAGAGGTCCCCGTGCTTGCACGGAGGACCGTGTGCGTAAGAAGCGAGCGCCGGGCGATGGTAAGCGCATTCCAAAGCATGTACTCCTCAGGTATATCGCAGAGGACATCGAGCTACTGTTACTGGCAAATAGAGAACTAGAGAATCTGCTTTCGGCAGCTGCTAAAccgtaa